The proteins below are encoded in one region of Sulfolobus islandicus Y.N.15.51:
- the alaXM gene encoding alanyl-tRNA editing protein AlaXM, translating to MTEELYLKDSYIKEFEGRVVKIEDSYVMLDKTSFYPGGGGLENDTGFLINERGEKINVIEAKRGENGEILHKIDQNASLNVGDKVIGKINWERRYRMMRLHTASHIVAALAYSKFGALITGGHISPEQAKDDFNVENKDTLIELINEANEIVKKGIELKIYFLPREEALMIPAIVKLAGRNPPQIPIWRIVEIPGIDIQADGGPHVNNTKEIGEIVLLKVENKGKGRKRVYYTVKP from the coding sequence ATGACAGAGGAACTTTACCTAAAAGACTCTTATATTAAAGAATTTGAGGGAAGAGTAGTTAAGATAGAAGATAGCTATGTAATGCTCGATAAGACTTCTTTTTACCCAGGAGGAGGGGGTTTAGAGAACGATACAGGATTTTTAATAAATGAGAGAGGAGAGAAGATAAATGTTATTGAGGCAAAAAGAGGAGAGAACGGGGAGATTTTACATAAGATAGATCAAAATGCTTCTCTTAATGTTGGCGATAAGGTTATAGGCAAAATAAATTGGGAAAGAAGATATAGAATGATGCGATTACATACTGCCTCGCATATAGTTGCTGCATTAGCTTATAGCAAATTCGGAGCTTTAATAACTGGAGGGCATATAAGTCCAGAACAAGCTAAAGACGATTTTAATGTTGAAAATAAGGATACCCTTATCGAGTTAATAAACGAAGCTAATGAAATAGTCAAAAAAGGGATAGAGCTAAAGATCTATTTTTTACCTAGAGAAGAAGCTCTAATGATACCAGCGATAGTGAAACTAGCCGGGAGAAATCCACCACAAATTCCAATATGGCGTATAGTCGAGATTCCGGGAATAGACATACAGGCTGATGGCGGACCTCACGTTAACAATACCAAGGAAATAGGAGAAATAGTACTACTTAAGGTTGAAAATAAGGGAAAAGGGAGAAAGAGAGTTTACTATACTGTTAAACCATAG
- the cdvB1/B2 gene encoding cell division protein CdvB1/B2 gives MSYSGSSSSLMNVFGILLILDSNNLNSSHNVFDLIRVNEVSYILAMLGKDFQKIWGYEQERFKIKGSKEPLKYRLVNAHYKISSMISRLDAYISRMQERDKTLFERVVEAQMSKDTQRAAMYANEVAEIRKISRQLLTTQIALEQVQLRLETVTELGDVFVNLIPVLGVIGELKSTLKGIMPEVSLELAELGEGLQEIVTESGEFTGMGAYAAASSPEARKILEEASIVAEQRMKEKFPDLPVGAGVASKSNS, from the coding sequence ATGTCGTATTCCGGATCTTCATCTTCTTTAATGAACGTGTTTGGCATATTACTTATTTTAGATTCTAATAATTTAAACTCTTCACATAATGTGTTTGATCTTATAAGAGTTAATGAGGTAAGTTATATATTAGCCATGCTCGGAAAAGATTTCCAAAAGATTTGGGGTTATGAGCAGGAGAGATTTAAAATAAAGGGTTCTAAGGAGCCTTTAAAGTATAGGTTAGTTAACGCTCACTATAAAATTAGCTCTATGATTAGTAGGCTTGACGCTTACATTTCTAGAATGCAAGAAAGGGATAAAACACTATTTGAGAGAGTAGTAGAAGCACAAATGTCTAAGGATACACAAAGGGCAGCAATGTACGCTAATGAGGTAGCAGAAATCAGAAAGATCTCCAGACAGTTGTTAACAACCCAAATTGCCTTGGAACAAGTACAACTCAGATTAGAGACAGTAACTGAATTAGGAGATGTATTTGTAAACTTAATCCCAGTATTAGGAGTTATTGGTGAATTAAAGTCTACCTTGAAAGGTATAATGCCAGAAGTTTCGTTAGAACTTGCCGAATTAGGAGAAGGACTACAAGAGATAGTTACTGAGTCTGGAGAGTTCACAGGTATGGGAGCTTATGCAGCAGCATCTTCGCCGGAGGCAAGAAAAATATTGGAAGAAGCGTCTATTGTTGCTGAGCAGAGAATGAAGGAGAAGTTCCCAGACCTACCTGTTGGTGCTGGAGTAGCCTCCAAATCTAACTCCTAA